One uncultured Caproiciproducens sp. DNA segment encodes these proteins:
- a CDS encoding histidine kinase translates to MDTALANGDFAAGSNGRPKQISGAQELFQRAAVRLNIPLGCFVYDASLGSRLYELKAGDGGINEKALTMAQEALRLLPQVTVESAKCSGEPLAAVFRLSYGEENVEIEVKI, encoded by the coding sequence ATGGACACGGCACTGGCGAATGGGGATTTCGCGGCGGGTTCCAACGGCCGCCCAAAGCAAATCAGCGGAGCGCAGGAACTTTTTCAGCGCGCGGCGGTCAGGCTGAACATACCGCTCGGCTGCTTTGTGTATGATGCTTCTCTCGGCAGCCGCCTGTACGAACTGAAAGCAGGTGACGGTGGGATCAATGAAAAAGCGCTGACCATGGCACAGGAGGCGCTCCGGCTTCTGCCGCAGGTCACAGTGGAAAGCGCCAAATGTTCGGGGGAACCGCTTGCCGCGGTGTTTCGGCTCAGCTACGGTGAGGAGAATGTGGAGATAGAGGTGAAAATTTAA
- a CDS encoding LysM domain-containing protein, with the protein MKIQPMSYKSYVWPFNPNQVEVAYSRNIQNLKLPLYGSILQDLGCDKRVVTGSGEFIGSGCMAEFNRLAAVFTAGESGLLRLPGDTPFPAAFASLKMIGEAQPDCVSYSFVFVEDDHAGSDGAAVAAAGNYVCIGSESLWEIANLYGTDVDTLKMLNPMIQWPNALNAGQKVVLP; encoded by the coding sequence ATGAAAATACAACCAATGAGCTATAAAAGCTATGTGTGGCCGTTTAATCCGAATCAGGTGGAAGTGGCTTATTCCAGAAATATTCAGAACTTGAAACTGCCTTTGTACGGAAGCATTTTGCAGGATTTGGGCTGCGACAAGCGGGTTGTCACCGGCTCGGGCGAATTCATCGGCAGCGGCTGCATGGCCGAATTCAACCGCCTTGCGGCTGTTTTTACCGCAGGGGAAAGCGGACTGCTGCGTCTGCCGGGGGACACCCCGTTTCCGGCGGCGTTTGCATCGCTGAAGATGATTGGGGAGGCGCAGCCGGACTGCGTTTCCTACAGCTTTGTATTTGTGGAGGACGATCATGCCGGTTCGGATGGGGCGGCTGTGGCTGCCGCGGGAAATTACGTCTGCATCGGAAGCGAAAGCCTGTGGGAGATTGCAAATCTTTATGGAACAGACGTGGATACGCTGAAAATGCTGAATCCGATGATTCAGTGGCCGAACGCGCTGAATGCCGGGCAAAAGGTGGTGCTGCCGTGA
- a CDS encoding phage major capsid protein has product MAFYESVKLEKGMYGTPGKSFTEVLESLDPTANYAGSGLEGLDAYQRQLKRFEIRVGGADSDRIEKFFQTADSSALFPEYVNRAVRQGMELANLLPNLVATTTNISSMDYRTITSNPSNDDKALKPVAEGAEIPQTVVKTQDHLVRLHKRGRMLVASYEALRFQKLDLFTVTLRQIGAYIARAQLTDAVDVLLHGDDGQSPAGAMETAGVKPDYADMVNLWGALAPYQLNTMLASTATMKDILSISEFKDANAGLNFQGTGKLAAPLGANLLHVPDLTDSQIIGLDKTCALEMVQAGGVLTDYDKLIDRQLERAAISTIAGFAKIFDSAVKVLNYKL; this is encoded by the coding sequence ATGGCATTTTATGAATCGGTAAAACTCGAAAAAGGAATGTACGGCACACCGGGCAAAAGCTTTACGGAGGTTCTGGAAAGTCTGGACCCTACCGCGAATTACGCGGGCAGCGGTCTGGAAGGTCTTGACGCGTACCAAAGACAGCTGAAACGTTTTGAAATCCGGGTGGGCGGAGCGGACTCCGACCGGATTGAAAAGTTCTTTCAGACGGCGGATTCCTCTGCTCTTTTTCCGGAATACGTCAACCGCGCGGTGCGTCAGGGAATGGAACTGGCGAACCTTCTGCCGAATCTTGTCGCTACGACAACCAATATCAGCTCCATGGATTACCGCACCATTACATCAAATCCAAGCAATGACGACAAAGCGCTGAAGCCGGTCGCCGAGGGAGCGGAAATTCCGCAGACCGTCGTGAAAACACAGGATCATCTGGTCCGGCTGCACAAGCGCGGCAGAATGCTGGTTGCCAGCTATGAGGCGCTCCGCTTTCAGAAGCTGGACCTGTTTACCGTGACCCTGCGCCAGATCGGCGCATACATTGCACGGGCGCAGCTTACGGACGCGGTGGATGTGCTGCTGCACGGGGACGACGGGCAGTCCCCCGCCGGTGCGATGGAAACGGCCGGTGTAAAACCGGATTATGCCGACATGGTCAACCTGTGGGGTGCGCTCGCGCCGTATCAGCTGAATACCATGCTCGCTTCCACGGCTACCATGAAAGACATCCTGTCCATCAGTGAGTTTAAGGACGCAAACGCGGGACTGAATTTTCAGGGTACAGGGAAGCTGGCCGCTCCGCTCGGCGCAAACCTTCTGCATGTGCCGGATTTGACGGACAGTCAGATCATCGGCCTTGATAAAACCTGTGCGCTCGAAATGGTGCAGGCGGGCGGTGTGCTGACGGATTACGACAAACTGATCGACCGCCAGTTGGAGCGTGCCGCCATTAGCACCATCGCGGGATTTGCCAAAATTTTTGACAGCGCCGTCAAGGTACTGAACTATAAATTGTAA
- a CDS encoding serine/threonine protein phosphatase — protein sequence MIGKKQKPQQVAQAVQTAASASPFTALNSYVPLQAGENRLYAALREAVPIIDAGIDKIIRLIGSFEVHCGDQNAEACLNSFLQNVKVNSMEAGVQSFLNSYLSQLLTYGNAVGEMVVNGGEIAALYNAGLEEVELKAVTPLQTDVYRRETGGSAKVKYPELVFCSALNPAPGSAHGVSLLHGLPFVSGILIQIYNTIGVNWERLGNVRFAVTYKPTGDAADRAYAKERAQQIAGEWGRAMQKDSVSDFVAVGDVSIKAIGADNQILDSAVPVREMLEQIVAKLGLPPFLLGLSWSSTERMSSQQADILTSELETYRRILNPIVHRVCSLWLRLNGYAPQFAVEWDNITLQDEIETANARYLNAKTAQIEAAMKTQ from the coding sequence ATGATAGGGAAAAAACAAAAACCGCAGCAGGTCGCGCAGGCAGTGCAGACCGCGGCGTCCGCTTCGCCCTTCACCGCGCTGAACAGCTATGTGCCGCTGCAGGCGGGCGAAAACAGGCTTTACGCCGCGCTGCGCGAAGCGGTGCCGATTATCGACGCGGGCATCGATAAGATTATCCGGCTGATCGGCAGCTTTGAAGTGCACTGCGGTGATCAAAATGCGGAAGCATGCCTGAACTCATTTTTACAAAATGTAAAAGTAAATTCCATGGAAGCAGGCGTGCAAAGCTTTTTAAACAGTTATTTGTCACAGCTTCTGACCTACGGCAACGCGGTGGGGGAAATGGTGGTGAACGGCGGGGAGATTGCGGCGCTGTATAACGCGGGACTGGAAGAGGTGGAGCTGAAAGCCGTGACTCCGCTGCAAACGGATGTTTACCGCCGCGAAACCGGCGGGAGCGCGAAGGTGAAATACCCCGAACTGGTATTCTGCTCGGCGCTGAATCCCGCGCCCGGCAGCGCGCATGGCGTCTCCCTTTTGCACGGGCTGCCGTTTGTCAGTGGAATTCTGATTCAGATTTATAACACCATCGGCGTAAACTGGGAACGGCTCGGCAATGTGCGCTTCGCCGTGACCTACAAACCGACGGGCGACGCGGCGGACAGGGCTTACGCGAAAGAACGCGCCCAGCAGATTGCCGGGGAGTGGGGCCGCGCCATGCAAAAGGACAGCGTGAGCGATTTTGTGGCGGTCGGCGACGTGAGCATCAAGGCAATCGGCGCGGACAATCAGATATTGGACAGTGCGGTTCCCGTGCGCGAGATGCTGGAGCAGATTGTGGCGAAGCTTGGACTGCCGCCGTTCCTGCTGGGCCTTTCCTGGTCCTCGACCGAACGCATGTCCAGCCAGCAGGCGGATATTCTGACCAGTGAGTTGGAAACGTACCGCCGCATCCTGAACCCCATTGTTCACAGAGTGTGTTCCCTGTGGCTGCGGTTGAACGGGTATGCCCCGCAGTTTGCGGTCGAGTGGGACAACATCACTTTGCAGGATGAAATTGAAACAGCCAACGCAAGATACCTGAACGCGAAAACGGCGCAGATTGAAGCGGCCATGAAAACGCAATGA
- a CDS encoding PBSX family phage terminase large subunit, with protein MEFKNFSQKQLQALSWWCPGSPYENRDAIICDGAVRSGKTLCLGISFAAWALCRFQNRSFAICGKTIRSLKRNLITTLLPALHEAGFQCEMKAAENRIDISFGKYCNRFYLFGGRDEGSSALIQGITLSGVLFDEVALMPRSFVEQALARCSVEGSKFWFNCNPENPQHWFYREWIQGVERKNALYLHFTMEDNPSLSPQIRARYRGLYAGTFYERFVLGKWVAAQGLVYPFMTDAMFCAAPRDCENYAVSCDYGTVNPSSFGLWGKKDGAWYRVDEYYYDSRSTGAQLTDEEHYAGLEQLCGERKIENIVVDPSAASFIAVIRRHGKYRVLPADNEVLDGIRQVSVALKQGDVRICRNCADTVREFGLYRWNDDRSRDAPVKENDHAMDDIRYFVTTLLRKEDAFFAIAAPRGKGEQ; from the coding sequence ATGGAGTTTAAGAACTTTTCACAAAAGCAGCTTCAGGCGCTTTCCTGGTGGTGCCCGGGCAGCCCTTACGAGAATCGGGACGCAATCATCTGTGACGGCGCGGTTCGCAGCGGCAAAACGCTTTGTTTGGGGATTTCCTTTGCGGCGTGGGCGCTCTGCCGCTTTCAGAACCGTTCGTTCGCCATCTGCGGTAAAACAATCCGCTCGCTTAAACGCAACCTGATTACTACACTGCTGCCGGCTCTGCATGAGGCCGGATTTCAATGTGAGATGAAAGCCGCCGAAAACCGGATTGACATCTCATTCGGAAAATACTGTAACCGGTTCTATCTGTTCGGCGGGCGGGACGAAGGTTCTTCGGCCCTGATACAGGGCATCACGCTTTCGGGGGTGCTGTTTGACGAAGTGGCGCTTATGCCGCGCTCGTTTGTGGAACAGGCGCTTGCGCGCTGCTCGGTGGAAGGTTCCAAATTCTGGTTCAACTGCAACCCGGAAAATCCGCAGCACTGGTTTTACCGTGAATGGATACAGGGGGTGGAACGTAAAAACGCACTGTATCTGCACTTCACCATGGAGGACAATCCGTCACTCAGCCCGCAAATCCGCGCGCGGTACCGCGGCCTTTACGCAGGTACGTTTTACGAACGGTTTGTGCTGGGCAAATGGGTGGCGGCGCAGGGGCTTGTCTATCCCTTTATGACGGACGCCATGTTCTGTGCCGCGCCGCGCGACTGTGAAAACTACGCCGTTTCCTGCGACTACGGCACGGTCAACCCATCCTCGTTCGGATTGTGGGGAAAAAAGGACGGCGCTTGGTACCGCGTGGATGAATATTACTATGATTCGCGCAGCACCGGTGCCCAGCTGACAGACGAAGAGCATTACGCCGGACTGGAACAGCTCTGCGGAGAACGCAAAATTGAGAACATTGTGGTCGACCCTTCCGCGGCAAGCTTTATTGCGGTGATCCGGCGGCACGGAAAGTACCGGGTTCTGCCCGCGGACAACGAAGTGCTCGACGGAATCCGGCAGGTAAGCGTCGCCTTAAAGCAGGGAGACGTGAGGATCTGCCGGAACTGCGCCGACACGGTGCGCGAATTCGGGCTGTACCGCTGGAATGACGACAGAAGCCGGGACGCGCCGGTAAAAGAGAACGACCACGCGATGGACGATATCCGGTATTTTGTAACGACGCTTCTCCGTAAAGAAGATGCGTTTTTTGCAATTGCCGCGCCGCGCGGGAAAGGAGAGCAATGA
- a CDS encoding GntR family transcriptional regulator gives MEIIISNSSGRPIYEQITEQIKNSIITGSLNAGEALPSMRLLAKELHISVITTKRAYEDLEREGFIETVAGKGSFVAQKNMEFIREEQLRKAENILQSAVGVAKSGGISLEELSEMLILLYHGD, from the coding sequence TTGGAAATCATCATCAGCAATTCAAGCGGCAGGCCGATTTACGAGCAGATCACCGAGCAGATCAAAAACAGCATTATCACCGGTTCGCTCAATGCCGGCGAAGCCCTGCCTTCCATGCGGCTTTTGGCGAAGGAGCTGCACATCAGCGTCATCACCACCAAACGCGCTTATGAGGATTTGGAGCGGGAAGGGTTTATTGAAACCGTCGCGGGCAAAGGGAGCTTCGTCGCACAGAAAAACATGGAATTCATCCGCGAAGAACAGCTTCGCAAAGCGGAAAATATCCTGCAAAGCGCTGTGGGTGTGGCGAAATCAGGCGGAATTTCCCTTGAGGAACTCAGTGAAATGCTTATTCTGCTCTATCACGGCGATTAA
- a CDS encoding ABC transporter ATP-binding protein, protein MNNILQVDNLCKTYPSFQLSNVSFTVPGGSIVGFIGENGAGKTTTIKLILNEIKRDGGSVKIFGLDNINDERKIKEQIGVVFDESYFHGEFKAGDIASILKRVFKSWDGALFSRYLTQFKLPKDKVIKEYSKGMKMKLSIASALAHHPRLLILDEATSGLDPIVRSEILDIFLDFIQDETHSVLFSSHITGDLEKVADYVTFIHEGKIVFDRSKDELIYHYGILKCSSPDFQKVDKNDLVRWHKTEFGYEALVTDKEFIKRKYSGLVIDAASIDNIMLLYIKGEK, encoded by the coding sequence ATGAACAATATCCTGCAAGTCGATAACCTATGTAAAACATATCCGTCGTTTCAGCTCAGCAACGTGAGCTTTACCGTACCGGGCGGAAGTATTGTCGGTTTCATCGGCGAAAACGGCGCGGGCAAAACCACGACCATCAAATTGATTTTAAATGAAATAAAACGGGACGGCGGTTCCGTCAAAATTTTCGGACTGGACAATATCAATGACGAACGTAAAATCAAAGAACAAATCGGTGTGGTTTTTGATGAAAGCTATTTTCACGGCGAATTCAAAGCCGGCGACATTGCTTCGATTTTGAAGAGAGTGTTCAAAAGCTGGGACGGCGCCCTGTTCAGCCGGTATTTGACGCAGTTCAAACTGCCAAAGGACAAGGTAATCAAAGAATATTCCAAAGGAATGAAAATGAAACTGAGCATTGCCAGCGCACTGGCTCACCATCCGCGCCTGCTGATTCTCGACGAAGCCACCAGCGGGCTAGACCCGATTGTACGCAGTGAAATACTCGATATCTTCCTCGATTTTATTCAGGACGAAACCCACTCTGTTTTATTTTCCTCCCATATTACCGGCGATCTTGAAAAGGTTGCGGATTATGTAACCTTCATCCATGAGGGGAAAATCGTGTTCGACCGTTCAAAGGATGAACTGATTTATCATTATGGAATTTTAAAATGCAGTTCACCGGATTTTCAAAAGGTTGATAAAAACGATCTTGTCCGGTGGCATAAAACAGAGTTCGGGTATGAAGCGCTTGTCACAGATAAAGAATTCATCAAACGGAAATATTCCGGCCTTGTCATTGACGCGGCTTCCATCGACAACATCATGCTGCTTTATATAAAGGGGGAAAAGTAA
- a CDS encoding ABC-2 transporter permease, translating into MLGLLVKDLLYLKKQLKLIFLIIAFYAIILAATGSGIEQFNAIFVTLIPMLPMIVITNSFAYDELSKWNAYSLSLPVTKKEIVLCKYLLTMILTFGTALIPFVATIVFGKLTEGSFAGIYAAFGVALILCAILIPLFYQFGTQKARIALITIVMIPWLGAFLLKQARFSGPSNAQISFLLKISPIFLIIFFIGSYFLSCKILRNKEI; encoded by the coding sequence ATGCTTGGACTTTTGGTAAAAGATCTTCTTTACCTGAAAAAACAATTAAAGCTGATATTTCTTATAATTGCTTTTTACGCGATCATACTCGCAGCGACCGGCAGCGGTATTGAACAGTTTAACGCCATATTTGTTACCTTGATTCCCATGCTGCCAATGATTGTCATTACCAACTCCTTCGCTTATGACGAACTGTCGAAATGGAATGCCTATTCTCTTTCTCTTCCGGTAACAAAAAAAGAAATTGTCTTATGCAAATACCTGCTGACAATGATACTGACTTTCGGTACGGCTCTGATTCCGTTTGTTGCGACCATTGTTTTCGGAAAACTTACAGAGGGGAGCTTTGCCGGCATTTACGCCGCTTTTGGGGTTGCCCTTATCCTTTGTGCAATATTGATTCCGCTGTTCTACCAGTTCGGTACTCAAAAAGCAAGAATCGCATTGATAACAATCGTTATGATTCCGTGGCTCGGCGCTTTTCTTTTAAAGCAGGCGCGGTTCTCCGGACCAAGTAACGCCCAGATTTCATTTCTGCTGAAAATATCGCCCATCTTTTTAATTATTTTTTTTATTGGCTCGTATTTTTTATCCTGTAAAATACTTCGGAATAAGGAAATATAA
- a CDS encoding DegV family protein, whose product MKDFAIVTDSSCDLTAEMAKELELTVLPLSFNLMEKEYHNYLDGRELSFKEFYHHIRNGENCTTSAVNVEAFVSAIEPILQSGKDVLCIAFSSGLSNTCNAAKLACEELAPKYPDRKVYAVDTLCASLGEGLMVYHAVQEKRKGKNIDEVRSWLEENKLHLCHWFTVEDLNHLKRGGRISAATALIGTMLSIKPVLHVDDEGHLVNVGKARGRRPSLVALVDHMEETAIDPASQVVFISHGDSQEDADFVAHQVKTRLGVKTVVTNYVGPVIGAHSGPGTIALFFLGTHR is encoded by the coding sequence ATGAAAGATTTTGCCATAGTAACGGATTCCTCCTGCGATTTGACCGCGGAAATGGCCAAAGAATTGGAGCTTACGGTGCTTCCTCTCTCCTTTAATCTGATGGAAAAGGAATACCATAATTATCTGGATGGCCGTGAACTCTCTTTTAAGGAGTTTTATCACCATATCCGCAACGGCGAAAACTGCACGACCTCCGCCGTCAACGTGGAGGCTTTCGTCAGCGCCATAGAGCCGATTCTTCAGTCCGGAAAAGATGTGCTCTGCATTGCATTTTCCAGCGGACTGAGCAACACCTGCAATGCCGCAAAGCTGGCGTGTGAAGAACTTGCGCCCAAATATCCGGACCGCAAGGTTTACGCAGTGGATACCCTTTGTGCATCTCTCGGCGAGGGCTTAATGGTCTACCATGCTGTTCAGGAGAAGCGCAAAGGAAAAAACATCGACGAGGTTCGCAGCTGGCTTGAAGAAAACAAGCTTCATCTTTGCCACTGGTTCACCGTTGAGGATTTAAACCATTTGAAACGCGGCGGCCGAATCTCGGCTGCAACCGCTTTAATCGGCACAATGCTGAGCATTAAACCTGTTTTACATGTGGATGACGAAGGTCATCTGGTCAATGTCGGCAAGGCACGCGGCCGCCGCCCGTCACTGGTCGCACTGGTCGATCATATGGAAGAAACAGCAATTGACCCCGCATCACAGGTTGTATTTATCAGTCACGGCGATTCACAGGAAGACGCCGACTTTGTAGCACACCAGGTAAAAACCAGACTGGGTGTGAAAACCGTCGTTACAAATTATGTCGGCCCGGTCATTGGGGCGCATTCCGGCCCGGGTACTATTGCATTGTTCTTTCTCGGCACACACCGCTAA
- a CDS encoding trypsin-like peptidase domain-containing protein produces MNDDEFNNNNSNNGEKDPWDNGSENPQTDGQPVEPEQRTEPEPQDETSNAAGAPPDDRDVSSTGANAEQPMPPYGQPPYQNPQNPYPPYGQYNNPYGQYNHPYGNYSNPYGGYGQNQYSQQDQQYWNYQQYGGQNPQQNPQQDPKSPKPPKRKNTGLRVFLWVLGGLTAAFVLGFCIYGVQTAVGQKGSWPEITSSQPGDDNGGSASSSGSASSKAQVQGGVSGDGTNPTSSGITIQSEPTTGALNAKDVYKNVVESVVGVETTVAGTTESQGGVIQGTGIVATKDGYILTNAHVVNYSRANKVKVVLHDKKEYEATVVGYDKTSDIAVLRINANNLSAAVFGNADQLEIGDSVIAIGNPGGMEYSSSLTGGYVSALNRTIESHSDNGMTYIQTDAAINPGNSGGPLVNMYGQVIGINSNKIVATGYEGMGFAIPVSKAKTIIDDLVAHGYVSGRSRLGITATEITQIQSQLSGYPTGVMIREISAESDLTKSNVVAGDIITKADGQAIASMEDLYAVLNKHKAGDTITLTIYRISSGQSTGSTRNVKTKLLEDKGETQAK; encoded by the coding sequence ATGAATGACGACGAGTTCAATAACAATAACAGCAACAACGGGGAGAAAGACCCGTGGGATAACGGTTCTGAAAATCCGCAGACGGACGGACAGCCCGTAGAGCCGGAGCAGCGGACCGAGCCGGAACCGCAGGATGAAACGTCAAACGCGGCGGGTGCGCCGCCGGACGATCGGGATGTTTCCTCAACCGGCGCGAACGCGGAACAGCCAATGCCTCCTTACGGGCAGCCTCCGTATCAGAATCCGCAAAATCCATACCCGCCTTACGGCCAGTATAATAATCCATATGGGCAATACAATCATCCATATGGAAACTATAGCAATCCGTATGGCGGCTACGGGCAAAACCAGTACAGCCAGCAGGATCAGCAATATTGGAACTATCAGCAGTACGGCGGACAGAACCCGCAGCAGAACCCGCAACAGGATCCAAAGTCCCCCAAACCGCCTAAACGGAAGAATACCGGTCTGCGCGTGTTCCTCTGGGTTCTGGGAGGTTTAACGGCGGCGTTTGTTCTGGGCTTCTGCATTTACGGCGTTCAAACCGCTGTAGGACAAAAAGGCAGTTGGCCGGAGATTACCTCTTCACAGCCGGGAGACGACAACGGCGGAAGTGCCAGCAGTTCCGGGAGCGCATCCAGCAAGGCACAGGTTCAGGGCGGTGTGTCGGGTGACGGAACCAATCCGACTTCTTCCGGAATCACAATTCAGTCGGAACCGACAACGGGCGCGCTGAACGCAAAAGACGTTTACAAGAATGTGGTTGAAAGCGTGGTCGGTGTTGAAACCACCGTTGCGGGCACAACGGAGAGCCAGGGCGGGGTCATTCAGGGCACCGGCATCGTTGCGACGAAAGACGGTTATATTCTGACAAACGCCCATGTGGTCAACTATTCCCGCGCAAATAAAGTGAAGGTTGTTCTTCACGACAAAAAGGAATATGAAGCAACGGTTGTCGGTTACGACAAAACATCCGACATCGCCGTGCTGAGAATTAACGCGAACAATCTGAGCGCAGCGGTATTCGGCAACGCAGATCAGCTTGAAATCGGCGATTCGGTAATCGCAATCGGCAATCCGGGCGGCATGGAATATTCCAGCTCGCTGACCGGCGGATATGTTTCGGCGCTGAACCGCACCATTGAAAGCCACAGCGACAACGGCATGACGTATATTCAGACTGATGCGGCCATCAATCCGGGTAACTCCGGCGGCCCGCTCGTGAATATGTACGGCCAGGTGATCGGTATCAATTCCAATAAAATTGTCGCGACCGGTTATGAGGGAATGGGTTTCGCCATTCCGGTCAGCAAAGCGAAAACAATTATCGACGATCTGGTTGCACACGGATACGTCAGCGGACGCAGCCGTCTCGGCATTACGGCTACTGAAATTACCCAGATCCAGTCCCAGCTTTCCGGATATCCGACCGGCGTAATGATCCGTGAAATTAGCGCGGAAAGCGATTTGACGAAATCGAATGTTGTCGCGGGCGATATCATTACCAAAGCGGATGGTCAGGCAATTGCCAGTATGGAGGATCTGTATGCGGTGCTGAACAAACACAAGGCGGGCGATACCATTACGCTGACGATTTACAGAATCAGCAGCGGACAAAGCACCGGAAGCACACGGAATGTAAAAACAAAACTTTTGGAAGACAAAGGCGAAACACAGGCCAAATAA
- a CDS encoding HAMP domain-containing sensor histidine kinase, with translation MQKTLFKKYLRITSLIIVISFLFLSFVMLIFFSNYWQTEKRNLLRKNAQSVAEIAADSVTSVEDNVYTIHTDRMKAFIAAFSDNIDADIFVTKLNGQIVIASYDSGSAVNDTKNVGADIMKKAIAGGYSSQGTMDGIYSQPYYAVGVPINVVNVDGSKTVIGAVFTAYNVRSFNSFRGEIVRMFLLAAIAAFMVSFCAVWLFSYKLVQPLRNMAVAARTFGEGNFSVRVPVTSQDEIGQLAIAFNNMASSLSTGESVRRNFIANVSHELKTPMTTIAGFIDGILDGTIQPEKQNHYLKIVSQEVKRLSRLVRTMLDLSRIDSGELKLRSGRFDLTNTMLIALLSFEKAIEDKKLEIRGLEEAESLFVDGDPDMIHQVVYNLIENAVKFTNEGGYIEIKIIDQLERTSVVIKNSGSGIAPEELSLIFDRFYKTDKSRSQDKNGMGLGLYIVRTIIKLHGGEINVSSVQNEYCQFEFWLPKISEPHQLRDGPSEQIKE, from the coding sequence ATGCAGAAAACACTGTTTAAAAAGTATCTGCGCATTACTTCTTTGATTATTGTTATCAGTTTTCTGTTCCTGAGCTTTGTTATGCTGATATTTTTTTCAAACTACTGGCAGACTGAAAAACGGAATCTGCTGAGAAAAAATGCCCAGAGTGTGGCTGAAATTGCCGCGGACAGCGTCACCTCGGTGGAGGACAATGTGTATACGATTCACACTGATCGGATGAAAGCCTTTATCGCGGCTTTTTCCGATAATATTGACGCTGATATTTTTGTGACCAAGCTGAACGGGCAGATTGTTATTGCGTCCTATGACAGCGGCAGCGCGGTGAACGACACCAAAAATGTCGGCGCCGACATTATGAAAAAAGCGATTGCAGGCGGGTACAGCAGCCAGGGAACCATGGACGGCATTTACAGCCAGCCTTATTATGCTGTTGGGGTGCCGATCAACGTGGTAAATGTCGACGGCAGTAAAACCGTGATCGGCGCTGTATTTACAGCCTACAATGTGCGTTCGTTCAATTCCTTCCGCGGGGAAATTGTCAGGATGTTTCTGTTGGCTGCAATTGCGGCGTTTATGGTTTCATTCTGCGCGGTATGGCTCTTTTCTTATAAGCTGGTTCAGCCTCTGCGCAATATGGCGGTGGCGGCCCGCACTTTCGGAGAAGGTAACTTTTCCGTCCGCGTACCGGTTACCAGTCAGGACGAAATTGGGCAGCTCGCGATTGCCTTTAACAACATGGCTAGTTCTTTGTCTACGGGTGAGAGCGTGAGGCGCAATTTTATTGCAAACGTATCGCACGAACTGAAAACGCCGATGACGACGATTGCTGGGTTTATTGACGGAATACTGGACGGCACCATACAGCCGGAGAAGCAGAACCATTATTTGAAAATTGTATCGCAGGAAGTAAAGCGTCTGTCACGACTGGTGCGCACGATGCTTGATTTGTCCAGAATCGACAGCGGAGAGCTAAAGCTTCGTTCGGGGCGTTTTGACCTTACCAATACGATGCTGATCGCTCTTTTATCTTTTGAGAAAGCGATTGAAGATAAAAAGCTTGAAATCCGCGGCCTTGAGGAAGCGGAAAGCCTGTTTGTCGACGGCGACCCGGATATGATCCATCAGGTAGTATATAATTTAATTGAAAATGCGGTTAAGTTCACCAACGAGGGCGGCTACATTGAGATTAAAATTATAGATCAGCTCGAAAGAACCAGTGTGGTAATTAAAAACAGCGGTTCGGGAATCGCACCCGAAGAGCTGTCGCTGATTTTCGACCGCTTTTATAAAACCGATAAGTCCCGCAGTCAGGATAAAAACGGGATGGGTCTTGGTTTATATATCGTACGGACAATCATTAAATTGCATGGCGGAGAGATTAATGTAAGCAGTGTGCAGAATGAATACTGCCAGTTTGAATTTTGGTTGCCCAAAATCAGCGAGCCACACCAGTTAAGGGATGGACCGTCTGAGCAGATAAAAGAATAA